In one window of Chanodichthys erythropterus isolate Z2021 chromosome 23, ASM2448905v1, whole genome shotgun sequence DNA:
- the lrrc30a gene encoding leucine-rich repeat-containing protein 30a, translating to MGGKKSKQSVADDARKSACPDENLPTVERIRKHMTKHFGYSVLSLARRGMLDLPEELWELTELQKLNLSLNALRSVPSSLGLLQNLVVLNLWGNQLTSLPPEIGQLRNLKVLFAYRNRLSEVPEELGCCTKLEVLSLANNQLTGLPPSLSALAGLKKLNLSHNHITHIPGCVYTMKSLVFLQLACNRLENIADQIQALADLKILIVEGNCIHSLPKMLCRLTKLELLNVDFNDIQNVPEEMHRLRRLEKLACHPLDKGLHIMHNPLLKPIKEVLDGGLQALYSYLKAT from the coding sequence ATGGGTGGAAAGAAATCAAAGCAGAGCGTGGCAGACGATGCTAGAAAGAGCGCGTGTCCCGACGAAAACCTTCCGACGGTCGAGCGCATACGCAAGCACATGACCAAGCACTTCGGCTACAGCGTGCTCAGCCTCGCTCGCCGCGGCATGCTGGACCTTCCGGAGGAGTTATGGGAGCTGACCGAACTGCAGAAGCTCAACCTGTCGCTCAACGCGCTGCGGTCCGTCCCGTCCTCTCTGGGTTTGCTGCAAAACCTCGTGGTGCTGAATCTGTGGGGAAACCAGCTGACCAGTTTGCCGCCTGAAATCGGCCAGCTCAGAAACCTGAAGGTGCTTTTCGCGTATCGCAATCGTCTGAGCGAGGTTCCCGAAGAGCTGGGCTGCTGCACCAAACTGGAGGTGTTGAGTCTCGCCAACAACCAGCTGACCGGCCTCCCGCCGTCGCTCTCGGCCCTCGCCGGACTCAAGAAGCTCAACCTGAGCCACAATCACATCACTCACATCCCCGGCTGCGTTTACACCATGAAGAGCCTGGTGTTTCTGCAGCTGGCCTGCAACAGACTCGAAAACATCGCCGATCAGATCCAGGCGCTGGCCGACTTGAAGATCCTCATCGTTGAGGGCAACTGCATCCACTCGCTTCCCAAGATGCTCTGCCGTCTAACCAAGCTGGAGCTCCTGAATGTGGACTTCAACGACATCCAGAACGTTCCAGAGGAGATGCACCGGCTGAGACGGCTGGAGAAGTTAGCGTGCCACCCGCTGGACAAAGGACTTCACATCATGCACAATCCCCTGCTGAAACCCATCAAAGAGGTTTTGGACGGAGGTCTGCAAGCGCTCTACAGTTATCTGAAGGCCACGTGA